The Blastocatellia bacterium genome includes a window with the following:
- a CDS encoding carotenoid 1,2-hydratase — MMLSKRLSFVLVGSVVALAVWGAYTLSQSPSPDSFHARLNLSDVLSGDDAGYARAFEPRAFSFPADHGPHPTFKTEWWYYTGNLHTADGRRFGFQLTFFRSALSAEPVKRASAWAAHQVFMAHFALSDIASQRFYAFERFTRAAQNLAGARGQPFRVWLEDWSAEATDDDALPMRLSAAQDGIAIDLTLHSAKPPVLQGDRGLSQKGPEPGNASYYYSLTRMPTQGTLQIGEQRFDVQGLSWMDREWSTSALSRDQVGWDWFALQLDDGREIMFYQLRQRDGDADPLSKGSLVQADGTARLLTRDECLIEVLEHWQSPRSRVRYPSRWRIQIPTEQIELEVIPHIADQELDVSIRYWEGAVRIQGTTRRQPLTGHGYVELTGYGEQ, encoded by the coding sequence ATTCATTCCACGCTCGACTCAATCTCTCAGACGTGTTGAGCGGAGATGATGCGGGCTATGCGCGCGCGTTTGAGCCACGCGCATTCTCGTTCCCTGCTGATCATGGTCCGCACCCGACATTCAAAACCGAGTGGTGGTATTACACCGGTAACCTGCACACAGCCGACGGCCGCCGCTTCGGATTTCAATTGACGTTCTTTCGCTCAGCTCTGTCAGCCGAGCCAGTGAAACGAGCATCGGCATGGGCTGCTCATCAGGTCTTCATGGCCCATTTTGCCCTGAGCGATATAGCCAGTCAGCGATTTTACGCCTTCGAGCGATTCACGCGGGCAGCGCAAAATCTGGCCGGCGCACGCGGGCAACCGTTTCGCGTCTGGTTGGAAGACTGGTCAGCCGAAGCAACTGACGACGACGCGCTCCCGATGCGACTCAGCGCAGCACAGGATGGCATCGCCATTGATCTGACATTGCACAGCGCCAAGCCGCCGGTCTTGCAAGGTGACCGAGGGCTTAGTCAAAAGGGGCCTGAACCGGGCAACGCCTCGTACTATTACTCGCTGACCCGTATGCCGACCCAAGGAACTCTTCAGATCGGCGAGCAACGATTCGATGTACAAGGCCTCAGTTGGATGGATCGTGAGTGGAGCACAAGCGCCTTGAGCCGCGATCAAGTCGGCTGGGATTGGTTTGCCCTGCAACTTGACGACGGACGCGAGATCATGTTCTACCAGCTTCGACAACGCGACGGAGACGCCGACCCACTGAGCAAAGGCTCATTGGTGCAAGCCGACGGAACCGCGCGCTTGCTCACACGTGATGAGTGCCTGATCGAGGTTCTCGAGCATTGGCAAAGCCCGCGTAGCCGCGTTCGTTACCCTTCGCGTTGGCGCATACAAATTCCTACCGAACAGATCGAGCTGGAGGTGATTCCTCACATAGCCGATCAGGAGCTGGATGTCTCGATACGCTACTGGGAAGGCGCGGTGCGCATTCAGGGCACAACGCGACGGCAACCGCTGACCGGTCACGGCTACGTCGAGCTGACCGGCTATGGAGAGCAATGA
- a CDS encoding SDR family oxidoreductase, with the protein MSTLRNVLVTGATGYVGGRIVPRLLEAGYQVRVLVRDPHRLQGRAWADQVEMVVGDALKPETLGPAMVGMDAAYYLIHSMNDSVEFHQRDLMAARHFAQAARQAGVQRLIYLGGLGDPDTDLSQHLRSRHQTGDALRQAGVPVTEFRSAIIVGSGSISFEMIRNLTERVPIMICPRWVYTRIQPISIGDVLDYLVSALQVPESADEIIEIGGADVLTYAEMMLGYARARGLKRFLIPVPVLTPFLSSYWVHWMTPVPANIARPLIEGLRNEVIVRDQTAHRLFPHIKPVDYATAVRMALDRLNSGEIETSWTDALITSQGDRPPVVLAQQEGMIIEQRQHVVAAPAQIVFDLFTGLGGERGWLSLNWAWRLRGILDRLVGGVGFRRGRRHPDHLRVGDALDFWRVEAVQAGRLLRLRAEMKVPGRAWLQFEARPQPAEHTLLVQTAFFAPKGLTGLLYWYLLYPIHALIFSRLIREIARRAQAAYQRTAATSPV; encoded by the coding sequence ATGTCTACACTTCGAAACGTCCTCGTCACCGGAGCCACCGGCTATGTAGGAGGGCGGATTGTGCCGCGCCTGCTGGAGGCCGGCTATCAGGTGCGCGTCCTTGTGCGTGATCCGCATCGTTTGCAAGGGCGCGCCTGGGCTGATCAGGTGGAAATGGTTGTCGGCGATGCGTTGAAACCGGAGACGCTTGGCCCGGCCATGGTTGGCATGGATGCGGCCTACTACCTCATTCACAGCATGAATGACAGCGTTGAGTTTCATCAACGGGATTTGATGGCCGCTCGCCACTTCGCTCAAGCAGCCCGCCAGGCTGGTGTCCAGCGGTTGATCTATCTGGGTGGCCTGGGCGATCCTGACACCGACCTGTCGCAACATTTGCGGTCGCGCCATCAAACAGGCGATGCGTTGCGCCAGGCCGGCGTGCCGGTCACCGAGTTTCGCTCGGCCATCATCGTTGGTTCCGGGAGCATCTCGTTTGAGATGATTCGAAACCTGACCGAGCGCGTCCCGATCATGATCTGCCCACGATGGGTTTATACACGCATACAACCCATCTCCATCGGCGATGTGCTTGACTACCTTGTCTCAGCGTTGCAGGTGCCGGAAAGCGCCGATGAAATCATTGAGATTGGCGGCGCCGACGTTCTAACTTATGCCGAGATGATGCTGGGTTACGCCCGCGCGCGTGGGTTGAAGCGATTTCTTATTCCCGTGCCCGTGCTCACGCCGTTCCTTTCCTCCTACTGGGTGCACTGGATGACGCCAGTTCCTGCCAACATCGCCCGGCCATTGATCGAAGGATTGCGCAATGAAGTGATTGTGCGCGACCAGACGGCTCATCGTTTGTTTCCTCACATCAAGCCGGTAGATTACGCCACAGCGGTGCGCATGGCGCTTGACCGGTTAAACAGCGGAGAAATTGAAACGAGCTGGACAGACGCGCTCATCACGAGTCAAGGCGACAGGCCGCCCGTTGTGCTCGCGCAACAAGAGGGGATGATCATCGAGCAACGACAACACGTGGTGGCAGCGCCGGCACAGATCGTTTTTGATCTTTTCACCGGGCTCGGCGGCGAGCGCGGTTGGTTATCGCTCAACTGGGCATGGCGATTGCGTGGCATCCTAGACCGGCTGGTCGGCGGCGTAGGATTTCGCCGAGGTCGCCGCCATCCCGATCACTTGCGCGTCGGCGATGCACTGGACTTTTGGCGAGTCGAAGCGGTTCAAGCGGGTCGGCTGCTGCGCCTGCGCGCGGAAATGAAAGTGCCCGGACGCGCCTGGCTTCAGTTTGAAGCTCGACCTCAACCAGCGGAGCATACGCTCCTGGTGCAAACGGCTTTCTTCGCCCCCAAAGGACTGACCGGCTTGCTCTACTGGTATCTCCTCTACCCCATTCATGCGCTGATTTTTTCCCGCTTGATCCGAGAGATTGCCCGCCGCGCTCAGGCCGCATATCAACGCACTGCTGCTACCTCACCTGTTTGA